The Prochlorococcus marinus str. MIT 9301 genome window below encodes:
- a CDS encoding DUF3721 domain-containing protein, producing the protein MRGTFLSEEDAENRSLELGCKGIHKNKDKWMPCKNEKELHIYLRK; encoded by the coding sequence ATGCGTGGTACATTTCTTTCTGAAGAGGACGCCGAAAATAGATCTTTAGAACTTGGTTGCAAAGGAATACATAAGAATAAAGATAAATGGATGCCATGCAAAAACGAAAAAGAATTACATATCTATTTGAGGAAATAG
- a CDS encoding DUF1651 domain-containing protein → MAQSYWLINSNRSEVKRFMKNDKSIDGVFEYMFIDTGKIVGGLGNKPPVMKNTVSVEIDLAREIYVRLLSKGWRKIEEVWT, encoded by the coding sequence ATGGCTCAATCTTATTGGTTGATTAATTCAAATAGGTCAGAAGTTAAAAGATTTATGAAAAACGATAAGAGTATTGATGGAGTTTTTGAGTATATGTTTATAGATACTGGAAAAATAGTTGGGGGATTAGGAAACAAACCACCAGTAATGAAGAATACAGTTTCTGTTGAAATAGATTTAGCTAGGGAAATTTATGTAAGATTACTTTCTAAGGGATGGAGGAAAATTGAAGAAGTTTGGACTTAG
- a CDS encoding pseudouridine synthase, protein MATRINKYLSEVGYCSRREADKLILEGKVTINGEIPEIGTKVEDNDQVEVKGQRIEKSKRQKNIYLAFNKPVGIVCTTDKKLEPNNVIDFIKYPKRIFPIGRLDKLSEGLIFLTNDGDIVNKILRARNNHEKEYIVKVNRPINSNFIKSMSNGVEILDTITKNCFVEQLGPRNFKIILTQGLNRQIRRMCEALGYRVRSLKRVRIMNIKLDVPTGEYRELSKEELLELNELLENSSKTYN, encoded by the coding sequence ATGGCTACCAGAATAAATAAATATTTAAGTGAAGTCGGTTATTGTTCTAGAAGAGAAGCAGATAAGTTAATCCTAGAAGGAAAGGTAACTATAAATGGCGAAATTCCAGAAATTGGAACCAAAGTAGAAGATAATGATCAAGTAGAAGTTAAAGGTCAAAGAATAGAAAAATCAAAGAGACAAAAAAACATATACTTAGCTTTTAATAAACCTGTAGGAATTGTTTGCACAACAGATAAAAAATTAGAACCCAATAATGTCATAGATTTCATTAAATACCCTAAAAGAATTTTCCCTATCGGAAGATTAGATAAGCTCAGTGAAGGATTGATTTTTTTAACTAATGATGGAGATATCGTAAATAAAATACTCAGAGCAAGAAATAATCATGAAAAAGAATATATTGTAAAAGTTAATCGTCCGATTAATAGCAACTTTATAAAAAGCATGAGTAATGGAGTGGAAATATTAGACACAATTACTAAAAATTGTTTCGTAGAACAATTGGGTCCAAGAAATTTTAAAATAATACTTACACAGGGGCTTAACCGCCAGATTAGAAGAATGTGTGAGGCCTTAGGATATAGAGTACGATCATTAAAGCGTGTAAGGATCATGAATATTAAGTTAGACGTGCCCACAGGAGAATACCGAGAACTTAGTAAAGAAGAACTTCTAGAATTAAATGAATTACTTGAAAACTCCTCAAAAACATATAACTAA
- a CDS encoding FAD-dependent oxidoreductase, with the protein MPVKEHLTQISNVLVIGCGGAGLRSAIEIKKSGLDVCILGKRPKTDAHTVLAAGGINAALGNLDKEDSWEQHFIDTYLEGYGIGDPLKVEIMAKESPSLVKEIDKWGANFAKLKNGELDQRFFGAHKYRRTCYSGDFTGLSILKTLLKKSDDLKIPIYDNQYVTELLIRENTCFGAMSFNLSTSERTVHLADAVILCTGGHTRLWKKSSSRKNENTGDGYYLSLKGGCELIDMEMVQFHPSGMVLPEEIEGTLVTEAVRGEGGKLINNKGERFMREYDPKRMELSTRDRVAIANYTEIIEGRGTKNGGVFLDISHKSKEFIIEKLPSIYRQFLEAQMLDISKSPMEVAPTAHYSMGGILVNPEDLSTSVEGLFAAGEVAGGLHGANRLGGNSLAEIIIFGRRAGIAASKYSKNLAQQMRSNKAIAIAHQNINKFIKNGNELVRPLQNELRLIMWKYCGVIKNETLLLKGLSKIESIKTKLSDVDVRIDQYNCEDLALIFDLQSSLFSAKATIISALQRNESRGAHQRSDFPLLDPLFKFNCVVSMDDDNNLKISKVPLKELNKEQKIIVKNAKREEDIRNKLLE; encoded by the coding sequence TTGCCTGTTAAAGAGCACCTCACTCAGATATCAAATGTTCTCGTGATTGGATGCGGTGGAGCTGGTTTAAGATCTGCTATTGAAATAAAAAAATCTGGTCTCGATGTATGTATTCTAGGAAAAAGACCGAAGACTGATGCTCATACCGTCTTAGCGGCAGGAGGCATAAATGCTGCTTTAGGCAACTTAGATAAAGAAGATTCATGGGAACAGCATTTTATTGATACTTATTTAGAGGGTTATGGCATTGGGGATCCTTTAAAGGTTGAAATAATGGCTAAAGAATCACCATCACTAGTAAAAGAAATAGATAAATGGGGAGCTAACTTTGCAAAATTAAAAAATGGTGAACTAGATCAAAGATTTTTTGGTGCGCACAAATATCGCAGAACTTGTTATTCAGGTGATTTTACTGGATTATCAATTTTAAAAACTCTCTTAAAAAAATCAGATGATTTAAAGATTCCCATCTATGACAATCAATATGTAACTGAATTATTGATTAGGGAAAATACATGCTTTGGAGCAATGTCATTTAATTTGTCTACTTCAGAGAGGACTGTGCACTTAGCAGATGCGGTTATTTTATGTACAGGAGGGCATACAAGATTATGGAAAAAAAGTTCATCTAGAAAAAATGAAAATACAGGTGATGGTTATTATTTAAGTCTAAAAGGAGGATGTGAATTAATAGATATGGAAATGGTGCAATTCCACCCTTCTGGAATGGTCTTACCCGAAGAAATTGAGGGTACTTTGGTTACTGAAGCGGTAAGAGGTGAGGGTGGAAAGTTAATAAATAATAAAGGCGAAAGATTTATGAGAGAATATGATCCGAAAAGGATGGAATTATCTACGAGAGACAGAGTAGCAATTGCTAACTATACAGAAATAATTGAAGGCAGAGGAACCAAAAATGGTGGTGTTTTTCTTGATATAAGCCATAAAAGTAAAGAGTTCATTATTGAAAAACTTCCAAGCATATACAGACAATTTCTTGAAGCTCAAATGCTTGACATTTCAAAATCACCAATGGAAGTTGCGCCAACTGCTCACTATTCTATGGGCGGAATTTTAGTTAATCCTGAGGATTTATCCACTTCTGTAGAGGGTCTTTTTGCGGCTGGTGAAGTTGCAGGAGGACTTCATGGAGCTAATCGTTTGGGTGGTAATTCGTTAGCAGAAATTATTATTTTTGGAAGACGTGCTGGTATTGCAGCCTCAAAATATTCAAAAAATTTAGCTCAGCAAATGAGATCAAATAAAGCCATCGCCATTGCCCATCAAAATATTAATAAGTTTATTAAAAATGGTAATGAATTGGTGAGGCCTCTTCAAAATGAATTGCGATTAATAATGTGGAAATATTGTGGGGTGATTAAAAACGAGACATTACTTTTAAAGGGGTTATCAAAAATAGAAAGTATCAAAACAAAACTTAGTGATGTTGATGTAAGAATTGATCAGTATAATTGCGAAGATCTAGCATTGATCTTTGATTTACAATCTTCTTTGTTTAGTGCAAAAGCAACAATTATTTCGGCATTACAAAGAAATGAGAGTAGGGGCGCACATCAAAGAAGTGATTTTCCCTTACTTGACCCCTTATTTAAATTTAATTGTGTAGTAAGCATGGATGATGATAATAATTTGAAAATCTCTAAAGTACCTCTAAAAGAATTAAATAAGGAACAAAAAATAATTGTTAAAAATGCAAAAAGAGAAGAGGATATTAGAAATAAACTGCTTGAGTAA
- a CDS encoding high light inducible protein produces the protein MSKFKDNFSSESFYPDSNYYLDQDDTSQEKPISDDQKSNMGENFEWPNTYWFIAERTNGRLAMIGFMAVIINYSLFGWIAYPIL, from the coding sequence ATGAGTAAATTTAAAGATAACTTTTCAAGCGAAAGCTTTTACCCAGATAGTAATTATTATCTTGACCAAGACGATACTTCTCAAGAGAAACCAATTTCAGACGACCAAAAATCCAATATGGGGGAGAATTTTGAATGGCCAAATACCTATTGGTTCATTGCTGAAAGAACAAATGGAAGACTTGCAATGATAGGTTTCATGGCTGTCATTATTAATTACAGCTTATTTGGATGGATAGCTTATCCAATCCTTTAA
- a CDS encoding DUF2839 family protein codes for MYGNSSVLIMGEAKRRKNLGIPPREKTEDIKLPQLDKKAIQQKVRTTLYKYPIIPFLFYGAAILILIGCLFYVFKSFNIA; via the coding sequence ATGTATGGGAATTCCTCAGTATTAATTATGGGTGAGGCAAAGAGAAGAAAAAATTTAGGTATTCCGCCTAGAGAAAAAACTGAAGATATAAAGTTGCCTCAACTTGATAAAAAAGCCATACAACAAAAAGTAAGGACTACATTGTATAAATATCCAATTATCCCTTTTCTTTTTTATGGAGCTGCAATATTGATCCTAATAGGATGTTTATTTTATGTTTTCAAATCCTTTAATATTGCTTAA
- a CDS encoding NRAMP family divalent metal transporter, with protein sequence MNLTKGIQKSLGPGIVLAGAAIGGSHLLSSTTAGARFGFSLVGLILLTNLLKYPFLLVGTRFTASTGKSLLEGFKERNSLYLPLFLVVSLITGTFTIAAVSFVSGVLLTNIPLFSTFPAMDLSIGILIVSGMILILGKYKALDRISKFLVSLLTLLTLFAVLSLLFKGSINESLNMSFFEPEISPWKLTNLAFLIPLMGWMPCPVELCVWPSLWMFSRAKDSNYKPNINEAEFDFNLGYLITVVTAIFFLTLGAITMYGTGDGMLSGSGVSFAQKLILLYTKSIGNWAKWIIIPAAFAAMFSTTITCLDAYPRSISAIQGLLRGTDFGHLDSKAERNRFQIWMIVHIFASLIALLIARSGGIGVKDFVFAAMTGSFLTAPLFAWMAMDTINSKLVPFKNRYGFFLKTISWIGLIFLTLFSLLFIANSFFGLGIY encoded by the coding sequence ATGAATTTAACAAAAGGAATACAAAAAAGTTTAGGTCCAGGAATTGTCCTAGCTGGAGCGGCAATTGGGGGTTCTCATTTATTATCATCCACTACTGCTGGCGCAAGGTTTGGATTTTCATTAGTTGGCCTAATCCTTCTTACTAATCTTTTGAAATATCCATTCTTGTTGGTTGGGACTAGATTTACGGCATCTACTGGTAAATCATTATTAGAAGGTTTTAAAGAGAGGAATTCTTTATATCTTCCTTTATTTCTAGTAGTTAGTCTAATTACAGGTACTTTCACAATAGCTGCTGTAAGTTTTGTCTCTGGTGTCCTTTTAACTAATATTCCCCTTTTCTCAACTTTTCCAGCTATGGATTTGTCGATAGGAATCCTGATTGTTTCTGGAATGATATTAATTCTTGGTAAATATAAAGCCCTTGATAGAATTTCCAAATTTTTAGTATCTCTATTAACTTTATTAACATTATTTGCAGTTTTATCGCTTTTGTTCAAAGGGTCAATAAATGAGTCCTTAAATATGAGTTTTTTTGAACCAGAAATCAGCCCATGGAAGTTAACAAATTTAGCTTTTTTGATCCCTTTAATGGGATGGATGCCTTGCCCAGTAGAGTTATGTGTTTGGCCTTCTTTATGGATGTTTTCTCGAGCGAAAGATTCAAATTATAAGCCAAATATTAATGAAGCAGAATTTGATTTTAATCTCGGTTACTTAATAACTGTTGTTACGGCTATTTTCTTCCTTACTCTTGGCGCAATAACAATGTATGGTACTGGCGATGGAATGCTTTCCGGAAGTGGAGTCTCCTTCGCTCAAAAGTTAATACTCCTTTACACTAAATCCATCGGGAATTGGGCTAAATGGATCATAATACCTGCAGCATTTGCCGCAATGTTTAGTACTACAATTACTTGTCTAGATGCATATCCAAGAAGTATTTCTGCTATTCAAGGTTTATTGAGAGGCACTGATTTTGGACACCTGGATTCCAAAGCAGAGCGCAATAGATTTCAAATTTGGATGATTGTACATATCTTTGCATCATTAATAGCTTTGCTGATTGCAAGGTCAGGAGGTATAGGAGTAAAAGATTTTGTATTTGCTGCAATGACTGGAAGTTTTCTAACCGCCCCTTTATTTGCTTGGATGGCAATGGATACTATAAATAGCAAATTAGTCCCATTTAAAAATAGATATGGATTTTTTCTAAAAACAATAAGTTGGATAGGATTAATTTTTTTAACATTATTTAGTTTATTGTTTATTGCAAATTCATTTTTTGGGCTTGGGATTTACTAA
- a CDS encoding SOS response-associated peptidase, translating into MCGRFELKTKFEKLPKVLKKDYPSGLDSKYETQNLIRPNDPVLVIKNEGKIKTTFMTWGFISPWAKDPFDKERPRPFNARSETVEEKKLFSGSWKHKRCLIPASGFFEKKYRVRKVNHETFWLGGIWSKWTSPDGAELESCCILTTDPNDLIKPLHDRMPVIVPNGYEEQWTEQVKDADELKGLFAIMMNWSPDGWLVEDLKKKETDQMSLF; encoded by the coding sequence ATGTGCGGAAGATTTGAGCTGAAAACTAAATTTGAGAAGTTGCCAAAGGTTTTGAAAAAAGACTATCCAAGTGGACTTGATTCTAAATACGAGACTCAAAATCTCATAAGACCTAATGATCCTGTGCTTGTAATTAAAAACGAAGGAAAAATTAAGACTACTTTTATGACATGGGGCTTTATTTCTCCTTGGGCTAAAGACCCATTTGATAAAGAGAGACCAAGACCATTTAATGCGAGATCAGAAACCGTAGAAGAAAAAAAATTATTTAGTGGAAGTTGGAAACATAAAAGATGCCTAATACCTGCGAGCGGTTTTTTTGAAAAAAAATATCGTGTTAGAAAAGTAAATCATGAGACTTTTTGGTTAGGAGGAATTTGGAGTAAGTGGACCTCACCAGATGGAGCAGAACTTGAGAGTTGCTGCATTTTAACTACTGATCCAAATGATTTAATTAAACCTTTACATGACCGAATGCCTGTGATCGTGCCTAATGGATATGAGGAACAATGGACAGAGCAAGTTAAAGATGCAGATGAATTAAAAGGGTTATTTGCAATCATGATGAATTGGTCCCCTGATGGTTGGCTAGTAGAGGATTTAAAGAAAAAAGAAACTGATCAAATGAGTTTGTTTTAA
- a CDS encoding DUF411 domain-containing protein — protein sequence MKRGFLNYLIFSGILFTNIINPNKSIALTQENVGIPKVISYRSASCGCCKKWINHLRDNGLEVVDNIVEDVSVIKNQYQIPNNLRSCHSAQIANYMIEGHVPIESINKLFREKPNINGIAVPGMPLGSPGMEMHSHDSHSHDYENYKVVSFSKTGKTKIFDKISP from the coding sequence ATGAAAAGAGGATTTTTAAATTATCTAATTTTTTCTGGAATTCTTTTTACAAATATAATTAATCCAAATAAGAGTATTGCTTTAACTCAAGAAAATGTAGGTATCCCAAAAGTTATTTCTTACAGATCAGCATCATGTGGTTGTTGCAAAAAATGGATCAATCATTTAAGAGATAATGGATTAGAAGTTGTTGATAATATAGTTGAGGATGTTTCAGTAATTAAAAACCAATATCAAATTCCCAATAATCTGAGATCATGTCACTCTGCTCAAATAGCTAACTATATGATTGAAGGACATGTCCCGATTGAATCAATCAACAAACTTTTTAGAGAAAAACCAAATATCAATGGGATAGCAGTTCCAGGCATGCCACTTGGCTCTCCAGGGATGGAAATGCATTCTCACGATTCGCACTCTCATGATTATGAGAACTACAAAGTAGTTTCATTTAGTAAAACTGGCAAAACAAAAATATTTGATAAAATCTCTCCTTAA
- a CDS encoding DUF1651 domain-containing protein produces the protein MLKRSSKPVLKDSMVESIEEARKKYRKLLEEGW, from the coding sequence GTGCTTAAGCGATCAAGTAAGCCAGTTTTGAAAGACTCTATGGTTGAATCTATCGAAGAGGCGAGAAAAAAATATAGAAAACTGTTAGAGGAAGGGTGGTAA
- a CDS encoding MauE/DoxX family redox-associated membrane protein translates to MKLKSFTPLIAVFGTSLLITITLLKSFQIYMGISICLLAMLKLMDIEAFGTSYKKYDLISSQFDKWIYIYPFCELLIGISFLNSSPPTLIIVIALILGISGMISVFKAVYLDKLKLNCACIGGYAKTPLGIISFIENLLMAIMSVLILFN, encoded by the coding sequence ATGAAGCTTAAGTCATTTACCCCCTTAATTGCAGTCTTTGGCACTTCACTATTAATAACCATTACATTGCTTAAAAGTTTCCAAATTTATATGGGTATATCAATTTGTCTTTTAGCAATGCTTAAGCTTATGGATATTGAAGCTTTTGGAACAAGTTATAAGAAATATGATTTAATATCTTCTCAATTTGATAAGTGGATATATATTTACCCTTTTTGCGAATTATTAATTGGAATAAGTTTTCTTAATTCTTCTCCACCCACTTTAATTATTGTTATCGCTCTAATTTTAGGAATTTCTGGAATGATTTCGGTATTTAAGGCAGTTTATTTGGATAAATTAAAATTAAATTGTGCATGTATCGGTGGATATGCAAAAACTCCTTTGGGAATTATTAGTTTTATCGAAAATCTATTAATGGCAATTATGAGTGTCTTAATTTTATTTAATTAG
- a CDS encoding DUF3303 domain-containing protein, whose product MQTYILHWQFPDQESHMQGAEAFAGFVEGGCEGDEFDGFKVLNRVLNPEGANGWAIVESSNHQNIWKWSSIWVDNFGVEIEVTPVLTDKEFLSVHKEIAAASN is encoded by the coding sequence ATGCAAACTTACATCTTACACTGGCAATTTCCAGATCAAGAAAGTCATATGCAAGGGGCCGAAGCTTTTGCAGGTTTTGTGGAAGGAGGATGCGAAGGTGATGAATTTGATGGGTTTAAAGTTCTTAATCGAGTACTAAATCCTGAGGGGGCTAATGGTTGGGCAATAGTTGAATCTTCAAACCATCAGAACATTTGGAAATGGAGTAGTATCTGGGTCGATAATTTTGGCGTAGAAATTGAAGTTACACCAGTTCTAACAGATAAAGAATTTCTTTCCGTCCATAAAGAAATTGCGGCAGCCTCTAACTAA
- a CDS encoding sodium-dependent transporter, which translates to MDSKISQREQWTSKLGFILAAAGSAVGLGNLWGFAYRASQGGGAAFVLLYVLIVLIVCLPVFVAEMALGRNAMASTLLAPVKLAGKNWYPLGILFFIAPLGIASYYSVIMGWTADTLFHSLFFGLPKNLTEAETFFGSISSGSSVLLGHLLSLVLTAIIVSSGIKKGIEKVTRYFMPILFIIIVILAIWATSLSGAWEGYKTFLLKFDFNELRNPQTIRNAFTQAFFSLSLGIGIMVTYASYLNKKSNLPKLSVGVASLDTLVGLMAGFITFPIVLTFGLSDAISESTVGALFISIPTGLGSYGAAGRIVAVAFFALAYIAAITSSVSLLEVPVSSLMDKFGFKREKSVWLITLFLFLAGIPSALNLNILGTVDSIFGGVLLIFGGFLVTFFMGWVVPGKFNEELNDSKVGIKTTRYLKFMTRWIAPPIIGFGLFISVFDLMKSWVS; encoded by the coding sequence TTGGACTCAAAAATTTCTCAGAGAGAACAATGGACTAGTAAGCTAGGATTCATTCTCGCAGCTGCTGGTAGTGCAGTAGGTCTAGGCAACCTTTGGGGTTTTGCTTACAGAGCATCTCAGGGTGGAGGTGCGGCGTTTGTACTTTTATATGTATTGATCGTTTTAATTGTATGTCTTCCAGTATTTGTTGCTGAAATGGCTCTAGGGAGAAACGCAATGGCAAGCACATTGCTTGCTCCTGTAAAGCTGGCAGGGAAGAATTGGTATCCATTAGGAATTCTTTTCTTTATAGCTCCTTTAGGAATAGCATCATATTATTCAGTGATAATGGGATGGACTGCAGATACCTTGTTCCATTCTTTATTTTTTGGATTACCAAAGAATTTAACTGAAGCAGAAACCTTCTTTGGCTCGATTAGTAGTGGCAGCAGTGTTTTGTTGGGCCACCTATTAAGTCTTGTACTTACAGCAATAATAGTTTCATCAGGTATAAAAAAAGGTATAGAAAAGGTTACTAGATATTTCATGCCAATACTTTTCATAATTATTGTGATTCTTGCTATTTGGGCTACTTCACTTTCAGGTGCATGGGAAGGATATAAAACATTTCTACTTAAGTTTGACTTCAATGAATTGAGAAATCCTCAAACAATAAGAAACGCTTTTACACAAGCATTCTTTTCATTAAGCTTAGGGATTGGAATTATGGTTACCTACGCATCCTATTTAAATAAAAAAAGTAATCTTCCAAAACTAAGTGTAGGAGTTGCATCATTAGATACTTTGGTTGGACTAATGGCTGGATTTATAACTTTCCCAATAGTTTTAACATTCGGTTTAAGTGACGCTATTTCTGAATCCACTGTTGGTGCTTTATTTATCTCAATTCCAACAGGTTTAGGTTCATATGGTGCGGCAGGAAGAATTGTAGCTGTTGCATTTTTTGCACTAGCTTATATCGCAGCCATAACTTCATCTGTTTCATTATTGGAGGTTCCAGTTTCATCTTTAATGGATAAATTCGGCTTTAAAAGAGAAAAATCGGTTTGGTTGATAACTCTTTTCCTATTCTTAGCAGGCATCCCTTCTGCATTAAATTTAAATATTCTTGGAACTGTTGATTCGATTTTTGGTGGCGTATTACTGATCTTTGGTGGATTCTTGGTTACTTTCTTTATGGGATGGGTAGTCCCTGGAAAATTTAATGAAGAACTTAATGATTCAAAAGTTGGAATCAAAACGACACGTTATTTAAAATTCATGACAAGATGGATTGCTCCCCCAATTATTGGTTTTGGACTTTTTATTAGTGTGTTTGATTTGATGAAAAGCTGGGTGAGTTAA
- a CDS encoding DUF1651 domain-containing protein: protein MTTREELNKDAAREEWKELIAQGWRRTEED, encoded by the coding sequence ATAACAACCAGAGAAGAATTAAATAAAGATGCAGCTAGAGAAGAATGGAAGGAATTAATTGCTCAGGGTTGGAGAAGAACAGAGGAAGACTAG
- a CDS encoding DUF3764 family protein: MTIETTILDFQLSNTYEEYESHMNAKEQQTMFKEMGVKTFYIGKSLDDPQRATVIFQGPENVLYDIFMNPETKPIVEASGHIYEGTKITRWVS; the protein is encoded by the coding sequence ATGACTATTGAAACGACTATTTTAGATTTTCAACTAAGTAATACCTATGAGGAGTATGAATCACATATGAATGCAAAAGAACAGCAGACGATGTTTAAAGAAATGGGAGTTAAAACATTTTATATTGGTAAATCATTAGATGATCCTCAAAGGGCAACTGTAATTTTTCAAGGACCAGAAAATGTTTTATATGATATTTTTATGAATCCTGAAACAAAACCTATAGTTGAAGCTTCAGGACATATTTATGAGGGTACAAAAATAACACGCTGGGTTTCTTAA
- a CDS encoding DUF2839 family protein — protein sequence MGEAKRREELGLPPRQKNELNKSDRYLSWLPITKSRIKKYPYMGVATMALGAIIFLVSGGANSIN from the coding sequence ATGGGCGAAGCTAAAAGAAGAGAAGAATTAGGATTGCCACCTAGGCAAAAAAATGAATTAAATAAATCTGATAGATATCTTTCATGGCTCCCAATTACTAAATCAAGAATTAAGAAATACCCCTATATGGGTGTAGCAACAATGGCACTAGGAGCGATAATTTTCTTAGTAAGTGGGGGCGCAAATAGTATTAATTAG